One segment of Pseudomonas sp. FP2196 DNA contains the following:
- a CDS encoding cyclopropane-fatty-acyl-phospholipid synthase family protein: MKSSSVSAKANLFSTNGLTGSLLRRGVLRLLGQLKHGQLVVIEDGERLLFGTPGSTLLGEIHVQDQAVWGMVASNGSIGAGEAFIHGYWSSPDLTAVVRVFVSNLEVLDAMEGGLARLGRPLVQGLHWLNRNTRKGSQKNIAAHYDLGNDLFEQFLDPTMMYSAAQFLTPEDSLEQAQLNKLERICQKLALKPEDHLLEIGTGWGSMALYAAQNYGCRVTTTTLSKEQYAFTAQRIEQLGLHDQVTLLLKDYRDLTGEYDKLVSIEMIEAVGHRFLPTYFKQCAHLLKSNGLMLIQAITIREQRYEQAKRGVDFIQRYIFPGGALPSVQKMLEVVSRDTDMNLLHMEDFGLHYAKTLRLWHENFRRAHSRLSELGYDDYFLRLWEFYLCYCEGGFLERTIGTAQLLLAKPAAMPAPLLGRFDA, translated from the coding sequence ATGAAATCCTCTAGCGTCTCGGCCAAAGCCAATCTGTTCAGTACCAACGGCCTGACCGGCTCGCTCCTGCGCCGTGGCGTTTTGCGCCTGCTGGGTCAGCTCAAACACGGGCAACTGGTGGTTATCGAGGATGGCGAACGTCTGCTGTTCGGCACCCCTGGCAGCACATTACTCGGGGAAATTCATGTCCAGGATCAGGCGGTCTGGGGCATGGTCGCCAGCAACGGTTCGATTGGCGCTGGCGAGGCATTTATCCACGGCTACTGGAGTTCGCCCGATCTGACGGCAGTGGTGCGGGTGTTCGTCAGCAACCTTGAAGTACTCGATGCGATGGAGGGCGGTCTGGCCCGCCTCGGGCGACCGTTGGTGCAGGGCTTGCACTGGCTCAATCGCAATACGCGCAAAGGCTCGCAGAAGAACATCGCCGCTCACTACGATCTGGGCAACGATCTGTTCGAACAGTTTCTCGACCCGACCATGATGTATTCGGCGGCGCAATTCCTCACTCCCGAAGACAGTCTGGAACAGGCGCAACTGAACAAACTGGAGCGCATCTGCCAGAAGCTCGCACTCAAACCCGAGGATCACCTGCTGGAAATCGGCACCGGCTGGGGCAGCATGGCCCTCTACGCGGCGCAGAACTACGGCTGCCGGGTAACCACCACCACGTTGTCGAAAGAGCAGTACGCCTTTACCGCTCAGCGCATCGAACAGCTGGGCCTGCATGATCAAGTCACCTTGTTGCTCAAGGACTACCGCGACCTCACCGGCGAGTACGACAAACTGGTCTCGATCGAGATGATCGAAGCGGTCGGTCATCGCTTCCTGCCGACTTATTTCAAACAATGCGCGCACCTGCTCAAGAGCAACGGTCTGATGCTGATTCAAGCAATCACCATCCGCGAACAGCGCTACGAGCAGGCCAAACGCGGGGTCGACTTTATCCAGCGCTACATCTTCCCTGGCGGCGCCTTGCCGTCTGTGCAGAAGATGCTCGAAGTGGTCAGCCGCGACACCGACATGAACCTGCTGCACATGGAGGACTTCGGTCTGCACTACGCAAAAACCCTGCGCCTGTGGCACGAGAACTTTCGTCGCGCCCACAGTCGCTTGAGCGAGTTGGGCTACGACGATTACTTCCTCAGACTGTGGGAGTTTTACTTGTGCTACTGCGAGGGCGGATTCCTCGAACGCACCATCGGCACCGCGCAGTTGTTGCTGGCCAAACCGGCCGCCATGCCCGCGCCGCTGCTCGGCCGCTTCGATGCTTGA
- a CDS encoding NAD(P)/FAD-dependent oxidoreductase — translation MKIAIVGSGIAGLTCAYLLNRRHDVTVFEAGDWVGGHTHTVQVTVDERQYAVDTGFIVFNDWTYPNFIRLLDQLGVTSSPTEMSFSVTDPDSGLEYNGNNLNSLFAQRRNLLSPGFWGMLRDILRFNKEAQRDLAEQRIAADMTLDDYLKAGGYGERFILHYIVPMGAAIWSMPMAEMLNFPLQFFVRFFKNHGLLSVSDRPQWRVIDGGSSAYIAPLTASFKDRIRLNCPVSRVDRDEHGVIIHSPAGIEHFDKVVFACHSDQALQLLATPSDAERAILGALPYADNEVVLHTDTRLLPTRKLAWASWNYRLTGAGHTHAAVTYDMNILQGIESDTTFCVSLNQSAGISPFKVLAKYTYAHPQFSLTAVAAQNRWAELDGAQNTHYCGAYWANGFHEDGVVSGLRVAAAFGETL, via the coding sequence ATGAAGATAGCTATCGTCGGCAGCGGGATCGCGGGCCTGACCTGCGCCTACCTGCTCAATCGTCGCCATGACGTCACCGTGTTCGAGGCCGGCGACTGGGTCGGCGGTCATACGCACACGGTGCAGGTGACGGTCGACGAACGTCAGTACGCGGTCGACACCGGTTTCATCGTGTTCAACGACTGGACCTACCCCAACTTCATCCGCTTGCTCGATCAGCTCGGTGTGACATCCAGCCCTACTGAAATGAGCTTTTCGGTGACCGATCCGGATAGCGGTCTGGAATACAACGGCAACAACCTCAACAGCCTGTTCGCCCAGCGGCGCAATCTGTTGTCGCCGGGGTTTTGGGGCATGCTGCGCGACATCCTGCGCTTTAACAAAGAAGCCCAGCGCGACCTTGCCGAACAGCGCATCGCGGCCGACATGACCCTGGATGATTACCTCAAGGCCGGCGGTTATGGCGAGCGCTTCATCCTGCACTACATCGTGCCGATGGGCGCGGCAATCTGGTCGATGCCGATGGCCGAGATGCTCAATTTTCCGCTGCAATTCTTTGTGCGGTTCTTCAAGAATCATGGCCTGCTGTCAGTCAGTGACCGCCCGCAATGGCGGGTGATCGACGGGGGTTCCAGCGCCTACATCGCGCCGCTGACCGCATCGTTCAAAGACAGGATCCGCCTGAACTGCCCGGTGAGCCGAGTCGATCGCGACGAACACGGCGTGATTATCCACAGCCCGGCGGGCATCGAGCATTTCGACAAAGTGGTGTTCGCCTGCCACAGCGATCAGGCCTTGCAACTGCTGGCGACCCCGAGCGACGCCGAACGGGCGATTCTCGGCGCCCTGCCCTACGCCGACAACGAAGTCGTGCTGCACACCGATACGCGTCTACTGCCGACACGCAAACTCGCATGGGCGAGCTGGAATTATCGCTTGACCGGTGCCGGCCATACCCACGCGGCCGTCACTTACGACATGAACATCCTGCAAGGGATTGAGAGCGACACCACGTTCTGCGTCAGCCTCAACCAGAGTGCCGGCATCAGTCCGTTCAAGGTACTCGCCAAATACACCTACGCCCACCCGCAGTTCAGCCTCACAGCGGTAGCCGCGCAGAACCGCTGGGCCGAACTGGACGGCGCGCAGAACACCCATTACTGCGGTGCCTACTGGGCCAACGGTTTTCATGAGGATGGTGTGGTCAGCGGCTTGCGCGTGGCCGCCGCGTTCGGGGAAACCTTATGA
- a CDS encoding SDR family oxidoreductase, translated as MSRTPPRRYWLTGASSGIGAALAEEILKTGAHLAVSSRQLAPLKVLSQRYPGQVLVVPGDLTNSQTVREIGEQINEAWGSVDTVILNAGTCEYVDARQFDASIVEHVVRTNLLASAYCIEAALPLLRKGIAPHLVGVASSVTYMPLPRAEAYGASKAGLRYLFESLRIDLADEGIEVTVVSPGFVETPLTAKNDFPMPLSWPVDKAARHIFAKLNDRPLEIAFPALFMAALWPLSKLPARLQLAIGKRMVRKSPPLRDPV; from the coding sequence ATGAGTCGTACACCTCCACGGCGTTATTGGCTGACGGGTGCCAGCAGTGGCATCGGTGCGGCCTTGGCTGAAGAGATACTGAAAACCGGCGCGCATCTGGCGGTCAGCTCACGCCAGCTCGCCCCACTCAAGGTCTTGTCACAACGCTACCCGGGACAAGTGCTGGTAGTGCCCGGAGACCTGACCAACAGCCAGACGGTCCGGGAAATCGGCGAACAGATTAACGAGGCCTGGGGCTCAGTGGACACGGTGATCCTCAATGCTGGCACCTGTGAATATGTCGACGCCCGGCAGTTCGATGCCTCCATCGTCGAGCACGTGGTGCGCACCAATCTGCTCGCCAGCGCTTACTGCATCGAAGCCGCCCTGCCCTTGCTGCGCAAAGGCATCGCGCCGCATCTGGTCGGAGTGGCGAGTTCGGTGACTTACATGCCGCTGCCAAGGGCCGAAGCCTACGGCGCGTCCAAAGCAGGGCTGCGTTATCTGTTCGAATCGTTGCGCATTGATCTGGCGGATGAGGGCATTGAAGTCACCGTGGTCAGTCCGGGTTTCGTCGAAACTCCGCTGACCGCGAAAAACGATTTTCCGATGCCGCTCAGTTGGCCTGTGGATAAAGCCGCGCGGCACATCTTCGCCAAACTCAATGATCGACCATTGGAGATCGCCTTCCCGGCGCTGTTCATGGCGGCGCTGTGGCCCTTGTCGAAACTGCCTGCCCGCCTGCAACTGGCAATCGGCAAACGCATGGTGCGCAAATCACCACCGCTGCGAGATCCAGTATGA
- a CDS encoding nuclear transport factor 2 family protein yields MSEFLRRFAHQFAELNSDNLHRLGELYSDDVHFTDPLHEVQGLAQLRDYFSELYANVSELRFDFHGFDQISDGEGYLRWVMSYRHPRLAGGRVIRVSGCSHLLWRDKVYRHRDYFDAGALLYEHLPVLGRVIAWLKRRMG; encoded by the coding sequence ATGAGTGAATTCCTGCGCCGCTTCGCCCACCAGTTTGCCGAATTGAATTCAGACAACCTGCACCGTTTGGGCGAGCTGTACAGCGATGACGTTCACTTCACCGACCCGCTGCACGAGGTACAGGGGTTGGCGCAATTGCGTGACTACTTCAGTGAGCTGTACGCCAACGTCAGCGAGCTGCGCTTCGACTTCCACGGGTTCGACCAGATCAGCGACGGTGAAGGCTACCTGCGCTGGGTCATGAGCTATCGCCATCCACGCCTGGCCGGGGGTCGGGTGATCCGGGTGAGCGGTTGCTCGCACCTGCTTTGGCGCGACAAGGTTTATCGCCATCGGGATTATTTCGATGCCGGGGCGTTGCTCTATGAACACTTGCCAGTATTGGGCCGGGTGATCGCCTGGCTGAAAAGGAGAATGGGATGA
- a CDS encoding acyloxyacyl hydrolase, which produces MKRLFCLAAIAAALMGQSITAQAAGVEFAVGATSDSTMTYRLGMNFDWDKSWLQSDVGRLTGYWSGAYTYWEGDKTSSNNSLSFSPVFVYEFAGQSVKPYIEAGIGVAAFSNAKYESNNLGGSFQFEDRLGFGLRFNGGHEVGIRATHYSNAGLASDNDGVESYSLHYTMPL; this is translated from the coding sequence GTGAAGCGACTATTCTGCTTGGCCGCGATTGCGGCCGCGTTGATGGGGCAAAGTATTACTGCACAAGCTGCCGGCGTTGAATTCGCCGTGGGTGCTACCAGCGATTCGACCATGACCTATCGCCTGGGGATGAATTTCGACTGGGACAAGAGCTGGTTGCAGAGCGACGTTGGTCGCCTTACCGGTTACTGGAGCGGTGCTTACACCTACTGGGAAGGTGACAAGACCTCCAGCAACAACAGCCTGTCTTTCTCGCCGGTATTTGTTTACGAGTTTGCCGGCCAGTCGGTCAAGCCCTATATCGAGGCGGGGATCGGTGTGGCGGCGTTCTCCAATGCCAAATACGAATCGAACAATCTCGGCGGCTCCTTCCAGTTCGAAGACCGTCTCGGGTTTGGTCTGCGCTTCAATGGCGGGCATGAAGTCGGGATCCGCGCGACGCACTATTCCAACGCCGGTCTTGCCAGTGACAACGATGGGGTAGAAAGTTACTCGCTGCATTACACGATGCCGTTGTAA
- a CDS encoding DUF2878 domain-containing protein: MLERIANAVLFQLGWLVCVLGGNSLWLLLALAVLVIHLRWISSWAAEGRLVLSVVIVGTAVDSVLRALGVFDFQDQSPLIPLWLMLLWALLATTLRHCLEWTASPWWLASGLGAVGGAMSYYGGGRLAGVQFPYGELPTLIGIGLLWALLFPLLHTMARRLSH, encoded by the coding sequence ATGCTTGAGCGGATCGCCAATGCCGTGCTGTTCCAGCTCGGTTGGCTGGTCTGTGTGCTCGGCGGCAACAGCCTGTGGTTGCTGCTGGCATTGGCGGTGCTGGTGATTCATCTGCGCTGGATCAGCAGTTGGGCGGCTGAAGGCCGTTTGGTGCTCAGTGTGGTAATCGTCGGCACGGCGGTGGACAGCGTCTTGCGCGCCCTCGGCGTGTTCGATTTTCAGGATCAGTCACCGTTGATTCCGCTGTGGCTGATGTTGCTGTGGGCCTTGCTCGCCACGACCTTGCGTCATTGCCTTGAGTGGACTGCCAGCCCATGGTGGCTGGCCAGCGGGCTCGGCGCGGTCGGTGGTGCAATGTCTTACTACGGTGGCGGGCGCCTGGCCGGGGTGCAATTCCCCTACGGCGAGTTACCGACACTGATCGGCATCGGCCTGCTCTGGGCGCTGCTGTTTCCACTGCTGCACACCATGGCCAGACGCTTGAGTCACTGA
- a CDS encoding YkgJ family cysteine cluster protein, which produces MKTIPHQQITEPAVTCSTCAACCCQLEVMLITDTGVPDRFIDTDEWGGEVMLRLDDGWCAALDRDTMMCTIYEKRPLICREFEMGAPECIEERQGIATAYR; this is translated from the coding sequence ATGAAAACCATTCCCCACCAGCAAATCACCGAACCGGCAGTCACCTGTTCGACGTGCGCAGCATGCTGCTGCCAGCTCGAAGTGATGCTGATCACCGACACGGGCGTGCCTGATCGTTTTATCGATACTGATGAATGGGGCGGCGAAGTGATGCTGCGTCTGGACGACGGCTGGTGTGCGGCGCTGGATCGCGACACGATGATGTGCACGATTTACGAGAAGCGCCCGCTGATCTGCCGCGAGTTCGAGATGGGTGCACCGGAATGCATCGAAGAACGCCAGGGTATCGCCACGGCCTACCGCTGA
- a CDS encoding DUF1365 domain-containing protein: MNSALYSGWIGHRRFAPRRHEFRYRIGLLYLDLAEQDAVLGLSPLAGRSRFAPFSFRETDYLKTFTGRGVRLIDAVRQRVAEAIGYEPQGSICLLTQPRSWGLSFNPVSFFYCHEPDGQLAAILCEVTNTPWRERYHYVLPASPRVDLHDFHQHFAVAKAFHVSPFLPPDLEYRMSFSPAAQSLGVHMADWQGEHKLFDATLSLKRETLDRPNLHRYLRRFPWMTAKTALAIYWQALRLLLKRAPIFTHKAADGSFQTATVLPKERRHEIL; encoded by the coding sequence ATGAACAGCGCCCTGTACAGCGGCTGGATCGGCCACCGCCGCTTTGCGCCGCGCCGGCATGAGTTTCGTTACCGGATTGGTCTGCTGTATCTGGATCTGGCCGAGCAGGACGCGGTGCTGGGTTTATCGCCACTGGCGGGACGCAGTCGATTTGCGCCGTTCTCCTTCCGCGAGACGGACTACCTGAAAACCTTCACCGGTCGTGGCGTTCGCCTGATCGATGCTGTGCGCCAGCGGGTCGCTGAGGCCATCGGGTATGAGCCACAGGGTTCGATCTGCCTGCTGACCCAGCCTCGCAGTTGGGGCCTTTCGTTCAACCCGGTGAGTTTTTTTTATTGCCATGAACCTGACGGGCAACTTGCGGCCATTCTTTGCGAAGTCACCAACACCCCGTGGCGCGAGCGTTATCACTACGTACTGCCCGCCAGCCCACGGGTGGATCTGCACGACTTCCATCAACATTTCGCCGTGGCCAAAGCCTTTCACGTTTCGCCTTTTCTGCCGCCCGATCTGGAATACCGCATGAGTTTCAGCCCCGCCGCGCAAAGCCTCGGCGTTCACATGGCGGACTGGCAGGGCGAACACAAATTGTTCGACGCCACCCTCAGCCTGAAACGCGAAACACTCGACCGCCCTAACTTGCATCGCTATTTGCGTCGTTTTCCATGGATGACGGCAAAAACAGCCTTGGCGATTTACTGGCAGGCACTGCGCCTGTTGCTCAAGCGTGCACCGATCTTCACTCACAAGGCTGCTGACGGCAGCTTTCAAACCGCCACCGTGCTTCCCAAGGAGCGCCGCCATGAAATCCTCTAG
- the phrB gene encoding deoxyribodipyrimidine photo-lyase codes for MQLIWLRSDLRQHDNTALAAAAARGPTVAVYLLSPQQWQEHDDAPCKVDFWLRNLNELSKSLGALNIPLLIRTAAHWDQAPAELLQLCRQLDIETVHVNEEYGIHESRRDAAVGEALQAEGIDFRSYLDQLLFKPGTVLTKTGTYFQVFSQFRKVCYERLHRAMPALVKAPGKQSPLNIDSDPIPASVKGFATPSESLRDLWPAGEQEARRRLDTFADAQIDYYKSERDFPAKPGTSQLSAYLAAGVISPRQCLHAALQSNQGEFESGKVGAVTWINELLWREFYKHILVGYPRVSRHRAFRPETEALAWRNAPEDLAAWQEARTGLPIIDAAMRQLLETGWMHNRLRMVVAMFLTKNLLIDWREGERFFMRHLIDGDLAANNGGWQWSSSTGTDSAPYFRIFNPLSQSEKFDSEGLFIKHWLPELAGLDKKTVHNPASAGGLFGVADYPTPIVNLSASRERALTAFKNLPARQPAGGDHE; via the coding sequence ATGCAATTGATCTGGCTGCGCAGCGACTTGCGCCAACACGACAACACTGCCCTCGCGGCCGCCGCAGCGCGCGGTCCGACGGTCGCCGTGTATCTGTTGAGCCCGCAACAGTGGCAAGAACATGACGACGCGCCATGCAAGGTCGACTTCTGGCTGCGCAATCTGAATGAGCTGAGTAAAAGTCTCGGCGCCCTGAACATTCCGTTGTTGATTCGCACGGCGGCGCACTGGGATCAGGCGCCGGCGGAACTGCTCCAACTCTGTCGGCAATTGGACATCGAAACGGTGCACGTCAACGAGGAATATGGCATCCACGAAAGCCGCCGTGACGCAGCCGTGGGCGAGGCATTGCAGGCCGAAGGCATCGACTTTCGCAGTTACCTCGATCAATTGCTGTTCAAGCCCGGCACCGTGTTGACCAAGACCGGAACCTACTTTCAGGTATTCAGCCAGTTTCGCAAGGTCTGTTACGAGCGCCTGCATCGCGCGATGCCGGCGCTGGTAAAAGCCCCCGGCAAACAGTCGCCATTGAACATCGACAGTGATCCGATTCCTGCGTCCGTCAAAGGCTTCGCCACACCGAGCGAGTCACTGCGTGACCTGTGGCCTGCCGGCGAACAAGAGGCCCGTCGGCGTCTCGACACCTTCGCCGACGCCCAAATCGATTACTACAAAAGCGAGCGCGACTTCCCGGCCAAGCCCGGCACCAGTCAGCTGTCGGCGTACTTGGCCGCCGGTGTGATCTCGCCGCGCCAATGCCTGCACGCCGCCCTGCAAAGCAATCAGGGCGAGTTCGAAAGCGGCAAAGTCGGTGCCGTCACCTGGATCAACGAGTTGCTGTGGCGCGAGTTCTACAAACACATTCTGGTGGGTTATCCACGGGTCTCGCGCCACCGCGCGTTCCGTCCGGAAACCGAAGCACTGGCCTGGCGCAACGCACCGGAGGACCTCGCCGCATGGCAAGAGGCGCGCACCGGCCTGCCGATCATCGATGCCGCCATGCGCCAATTGCTCGAAACCGGCTGGATGCACAATCGCCTGCGCATGGTCGTGGCGATGTTCCTGACCAAGAACCTGCTGATCGACTGGCGCGAAGGCGAACGCTTTTTCATGCGGCATTTGATTGATGGAGATCTGGCCGCGAACAACGGTGGCTGGCAATGGAGCTCGTCGACGGGCACCGATTCGGCACCGTATTTCCGCATTTTCAATCCACTGAGCCAGTCGGAAAAATTCGACAGCGAAGGCTTGTTCATCAAGCACTGGCTGCCGGAACTGGCCGGCCTCGACAAAAAAACTGTGCATAACCCGGCCAGTGCCGGCGGCTTGTTCGGTGTGGCGGATTACCCAACGCCAATCGTCAATCTGAGTGCCTCGCGGGAGCGGGCGCTGACCGCGTTCAAAAATCTGCCCGCCCGCCAACCGGCCGGAGGCGATCATGAGTGA